One Malus domestica chromosome 11, GDT2T_hap1 genomic region harbors:
- the LOC103447504 gene encoding transcriptional regulator TAC1, which produces MESNQANQENSDQVMTSDDQQQEGASKQAAKSYECNFCKRGFSNAQALGGHMNIHRKDKAKLKQVSSSNTVETKHQHQHQQQQKLLDIPKMPSSYSPILPTINSLQHDKPIGHDIDRSTTRAPWPWFLDEESDTTIQQLPLFSQTPSHNIHHQNPGIPQVHGDQSEKSLQLSGSQLDLELRLGPEPQNSSSSTENTTRKFF; this is translated from the coding sequence atGGAGTCTAATCAGGCAAATCAAGAAAATTCAGACCAGGTGATGACATCGGATGATCAACAACAAGAAGGTGCAAGCAAACAAGCAGCAAAGTCGTATGAATGCAATTTTTGTAAAAGAGGGTTTTCTAATGCACAAGCTTTAGGAGGGCACATGAACATTCACCGAAAAGACAAAGCCAAGCTCAAGCAAGTCTCCTCATCTAATACTGTTGAAACTAAACACCAACACcaacaccaacaacaacaaaaacttttggACATCCCAAAGATGCCATCCTCGTACTCTCCAATACTCCCTACCATCAATTCTTTGCAACACGATAAGCCTATTGGTCATGATATTGATAGAAGCACAACAAGGGCACCATGGCCTTGGTTTCTCGATGAAGAAAGCGACACAACCATCCAACAACTCCCACTATTTTCTCAAACACCATCACATAACATACATCATCAAAATCCAGGTATACCACAAGTTCATGGGGATCAAAGTGAAAAGAGTTTGCAGTTATCAGGTTCGCAGTTAGACCTTGAGCTTAGACTAGGACCTGAGCCTCAAAATTCATCGTCATCAACGGAAAATACTACAAGAAAGTTCTTTTGA